In a genomic window of Thalassophryne amazonica chromosome 12, fThaAma1.1, whole genome shotgun sequence:
- the LOC117521391 gene encoding gastrula zinc finger protein XlCGF57.1-like isoform X2 yields the protein MQQMLLIKEEALPEEQHWNQSVDQEDIKVEQEKLWICEQGQQLHQLEEADITKFPFTAVPVKSENDEKLQSSQVHQTQSDMSTEDDPVASSSTVHRTLTAQADVEDSGGPQPASNFGLYSYLYQYTIGRISDSSETETDDSCEWEQTRDLHSGFNCQTNNNASVIHSRCNVAEKQSSSSDCGKASSHMNHLKQHTKIQASEKPFGCSECGKRFKQKHDRIRHMRIHTGEKPFGCSECGKRFGLKNSLAKHMRIHTGEKPFGCSECGKRFGLKDSLTKHMRIHTAKKPFGCSQCGTRFGGKGELNRHMRIHTGEKPFPCLECGTRFRQKGTLIIHMRIHTGERTFSCSECGARFGQKGHLIRHMRIHTGEKTFACSQCGKRFRQKGALVSHLRVHTGEKKFVCSECGTRFGEKGHLIRHMKIHTGEKAFACSDCGTRFRQKGTLIAHMRIHTGEKIFACSVCGTRFRQKGTLSAHMRIHTGEKIFACSECGTRFGQKGHLNRHMRIHTGEKAFACSDCGARFRQKGTLITHMRIHTGKKTLPCSQCGAKFGRKANLSRHMRIHREHNSKTSQ from the coding sequence ATGCAGCAGATGTTGCTGATTAAAGAAGAAGCTCTTCCTGAAGAGCAACACTGGAATCAGAGTGTTGACCAGGAAGACATTAAAGTGGAACAAGAGAAACTGTGGATATGTGAGCAGGGACAGCAGCTTCACCAGCTGGAGGAGGCTGATATCACTAAGTTCCCTTTTACTGCTGTCCCTgtcaagagtgaaaatgatgaaaaactaCAGTCATCACAGGTTCATCAAACCCAGAGTGATATGAGCACAGAGGATGACCCTGTTGCCAGCAGCTcaactgtacacagaacactgacagcacagGCTGATGTAGAGGACAGTGGAGgtccacaaccagccagcaactttgGTCTATATAGTTATTTGTATCAATATACCATTGGTAGAATTTCAGACAGTTctgaaactgagactgatgatAGTTGTGAATGGGAACAGACTAGAGACCTTCATTCAGGTTTTAACTGTCAGACAAATAACAATGCCTCTGTTATTCATAGTAGGTGCAACGTTGCTGAGAAGCAGTCTAGTTCCTCTGACTGTGGTAAAGCATCTAGTCACATGAACCAtttaaaacaacacacaaaaatacaggcaagtgaaaaaccatttggctgttcagagtgtggtaaaagatttaaaCAAAAGCACGATCGGAtcagacacatgagaattcatacaggagagaaaccatttggatgctctgagtgtggtaaaagatttggtctAAAAAACAGTCTGGccaaacacatgagaattcatacaggagagaaaccatttggatgctctgagtgtggcaaaagatttggactaaaagaCAGTCTGAccaaacacatgagaattcatacagcaaagaaaccatttggctgttctcagTGCGGTACAAGATTTGGAGGAAAGGGTgagctgaacagacacatgagaattcacacaggagaaaaaccatttcCTTGTCTTGAGTGTGGTACAAGATTTagacagaagggcactctgatcatacacatgagaattcatacaggagagagaaCGTTttcctgttctgagtgtggtgcaAGATTTGGACAGAAAGGCCACCTTATTaggcacatgagaattcatacaggagagaaaacaTTTGCTTGTTcccagtgtggtaaaagatttagacAAAAGGGTGCTCTGGTTTCACATCTGAgagttcatacaggagagaaaaagTTTGTCTGTTCGGAGTGTGGTAcaagatttggagaaaagggcCATCTGATTagacacatgaaaattcatacaggagagaaagcaTTTGCCTGTTCTGACTGTGGTACAAGGTTTagacagaagggcactctgatcGCACAtatgagaattcacacaggagagaaaatatTTGCTTGTTCTGTATGTGGCACAAGATTTagacagaagggcactctgagcgcacacatgagaattcatacaggagagaaaataTTTGCATGTTCTGAATGCGGtacaagatttggacaaaagggccatCTGAatagacacatgagaattcatacaggagagaaagcaTTTGCCTGTTCTGACTGTGGTGCAAGATTTAGACAGAAAGGCACTTTGAttacacacatgagaattcatacaggtaaGAAAACATTGCCCTGTTCTCAGTgtggtgcaaagtttggacgaaagGCCAATCTGAgcagacacatgagaattcatagagAACATAATAGCAAAACATCACAATGA
- the LOC117521391 gene encoding gastrula zinc finger protein XlCGF57.1-like isoform X1 — protein MGERTVSGIVFETCQALYNILKEQHLKTPSTPDEWLAIAEEFKRKWKYPCCIGAIDDMQQMLLIKEEALPEEQHWNQSVDQEDIKVEQEKLWICEQGQQLHQLEEADITKFPFTAVPVKSENDEKLQSSQVHQTQSDMSTEDDPVASSSTVHRTLTAQADVEDSGGPQPASNFGLYSYLYQYTIGRISDSSETETDDSCEWEQTRDLHSGFNCQTNNNASVIHSRCNVAEKQSSSSDCGKASSHMNHLKQHTKIQASEKPFGCSECGKRFKQKHDRIRHMRIHTGEKPFGCSECGKRFGLKNSLAKHMRIHTGEKPFGCSECGKRFGLKDSLTKHMRIHTAKKPFGCSQCGTRFGGKGELNRHMRIHTGEKPFPCLECGTRFRQKGTLIIHMRIHTGERTFSCSECGARFGQKGHLIRHMRIHTGEKTFACSQCGKRFRQKGALVSHLRVHTGEKKFVCSECGTRFGEKGHLIRHMKIHTGEKAFACSDCGTRFRQKGTLIAHMRIHTGEKIFACSVCGTRFRQKGTLSAHMRIHTGEKIFACSECGTRFGQKGHLNRHMRIHTGEKAFACSDCGARFRQKGTLITHMRIHTGKKTLPCSQCGAKFGRKANLSRHMRIHREHNSKTSQ, from the coding sequence ACATGCAGCAGATGTTGCTGATTAAAGAAGAAGCTCTTCCTGAAGAGCAACACTGGAATCAGAGTGTTGACCAGGAAGACATTAAAGTGGAACAAGAGAAACTGTGGATATGTGAGCAGGGACAGCAGCTTCACCAGCTGGAGGAGGCTGATATCACTAAGTTCCCTTTTACTGCTGTCCCTgtcaagagtgaaaatgatgaaaaactaCAGTCATCACAGGTTCATCAAACCCAGAGTGATATGAGCACAGAGGATGACCCTGTTGCCAGCAGCTcaactgtacacagaacactgacagcacagGCTGATGTAGAGGACAGTGGAGgtccacaaccagccagcaactttgGTCTATATAGTTATTTGTATCAATATACCATTGGTAGAATTTCAGACAGTTctgaaactgagactgatgatAGTTGTGAATGGGAACAGACTAGAGACCTTCATTCAGGTTTTAACTGTCAGACAAATAACAATGCCTCTGTTATTCATAGTAGGTGCAACGTTGCTGAGAAGCAGTCTAGTTCCTCTGACTGTGGTAAAGCATCTAGTCACATGAACCAtttaaaacaacacacaaaaatacaggcaagtgaaaaaccatttggctgttcagagtgtggtaaaagatttaaaCAAAAGCACGATCGGAtcagacacatgagaattcatacaggagagaaaccatttggatgctctgagtgtggtaaaagatttggtctAAAAAACAGTCTGGccaaacacatgagaattcatacaggagagaaaccatttggatgctctgagtgtggcaaaagatttggactaaaagaCAGTCTGAccaaacacatgagaattcatacagcaaagaaaccatttggctgttctcagTGCGGTACAAGATTTGGAGGAAAGGGTgagctgaacagacacatgagaattcacacaggagaaaaaccatttcCTTGTCTTGAGTGTGGTACAAGATTTagacagaagggcactctgatcatacacatgagaattcatacaggagagagaaCGTTttcctgttctgagtgtggtgcaAGATTTGGACAGAAAGGCCACCTTATTaggcacatgagaattcatacaggagagaaaacaTTTGCTTGTTcccagtgtggtaaaagatttagacAAAAGGGTGCTCTGGTTTCACATCTGAgagttcatacaggagagaaaaagTTTGTCTGTTCGGAGTGTGGTAcaagatttggagaaaagggcCATCTGATTagacacatgaaaattcatacaggagagaaagcaTTTGCCTGTTCTGACTGTGGTACAAGGTTTagacagaagggcactctgatcGCACAtatgagaattcacacaggagagaaaatatTTGCTTGTTCTGTATGTGGCACAAGATTTagacagaagggcactctgagcgcacacatgagaattcatacaggagagaaaataTTTGCATGTTCTGAATGCGGtacaagatttggacaaaagggccatCTGAatagacacatgagaattcatacaggagagaaagcaTTTGCCTGTTCTGACTGTGGTGCAAGATTTAGACAGAAAGGCACTTTGAttacacacatgagaattcatacaggtaaGAAAACATTGCCCTGTTCTCAGTgtggtgcaaagtttggacgaaagGCCAATCTGAgcagacacatgagaattcatagagAACATAATAGCAAAACATCACAATGA